A window from Mustela erminea isolate mMusErm1 chromosome 17, mMusErm1.Pri, whole genome shotgun sequence encodes these proteins:
- the SELL gene encoding L-selectin isoform X3 translates to MKKKKKATLSGGLHAASPNAAHLAVGEDPDTLVLSGEAAFQKNSRRTNKAMIFPWRCHGFQRGSRPSVKVWVWAMLCCDFLARDGTNGWTYHYSEKPMNWAKARRYCQENYTDLVAIQNKGEIEYLERTLPFINTYYWIGIRKVEGIWTWVGTNKSLTKEAENWGNGEPNNRKSKEDCVEIYIKRVKDAGKWNDDSCYKQKRALCYTASCQPWSCSNHGECVETINNSTCSCDVGFYGSQCQFVIQCEPLEAPDLGTMDCRHPLGNFSYSSRCTFNCSEGTELIGIEETTCGPSGNWSSQEPNCEEVDRSFSMIKEGDYNPIFIPVAVMVTAFAGLAFIIWLARRLKKVPMIHIKAPFVEENSSAAQGLLDPSDPSPERITWC, encoded by the exons atgaaaaaaaaaaaaaaagcaacccttTCTGGTGGCCTCCACGCAGCCTCCCCAAACGCAGCACACCTAGCTGTGGGCGAGGACCCAGACACCCTGGTGCTGAGTGGAGAGGCTGCGTTCCAGAAGAACTCAAGAAGGACAAATAAAGCCATG ATATTTCCATGGAGATGTCACGGCTTTCAGAGGGGTTCGCGGCCTTCCGTCAAGGTGTGGGTCTGGGCCATGCTCTGCTGTG ATTTCCTTGCACGTGATGGAACCAATGGCTGGACTTACCACTATTCTGAAAAACCCATGAACTGGGCAAAGGCTAGAAGGTACTGCCAAGAAAATTACACAGATTTAGTTGCCATACAAAACAAGGGGGAAATTGAGTACCTGGAGAGGACACTTCCCTTCATCAACACTTACTACTGGATAGGAATCCGGAAGGTAGAAGGGATATGGACTTGGGTGGGAACCAACAAGTCTCTTACCAAAGAAGCAGAGAACTGGGGAAATGGAGAGCCCAACAACAGGAAGTCCAAAGAGGACTGTGTGGAGATCTACATCAAGAGGGTCAAAGACGCAGGAAAGTGGAATGATGACTCCTGCTACAAACAAAAGAGAGCCCTCTGTTACACAG CTTCTTGTCAGCCCTGGTCGTGCAGCAACCATGGAGAGTGCGTGGAAACCATCAATAATTCCACCTGCAGCTGTGATGTAGGCTTCTACGGGTCTCAGTGTCAATTTG TGATTCAGTGTGAGCCTTTGGAAGCCCCTGATTTGGGGACCATGGACTGTCGTCACCCCCTGGGGAACTTCAGCTATTCCTCCAGGTGCACCTTCAACTGCTCTGAGGGAACAGAGCTCATTGGGATTGAGGAAACCACTTGTGGACCTTCTGGAAACTGGTCATCTCAAGAACCAAACTGTGAAG AAGTGGACAGAAGCTTCTCAATGATCAAGGAAGGCGACTATAATCCTATCTTCATTCCGGTGGCAGTCATGGTTACTGCTTTTGCTGGGCTGGCATTTATCATTTGGCTGGCAAGAAGATTAAAGAAAG
- the SELL gene encoding L-selectin isoform X4 → MKKKKKATLSGGLHAASPNAAHLAVGEDPDTLVLSGEAAFQKNSRRTNKAMIFPWRCHGFQRGSRPSVKVWVWAMLCCDFLARDGTNGWTYHYSEKPMNWAKARRYCQENYTDLVAIQNKGEIEYLERTLPFINTYYWIGIRKVEGIWTWVGTNKSLTKEAENWGNGEPNNRKSKEDCVEIYIKRVKDAGKWNDDSCYKQKRALCYTASCQPWSCSNHGECVETINNSTCSCDVGFYGSQCQFVIQCEPLEAPDLGTMDCRHPLGNFSYSSRCTFNCSEGTELIGIEETTCGPSGNWSSQEPNCEEVDRSFSMIKEGDYNPIFIPVAVMVTAFAGLAFIIWLARRLKKGKESRESANDPY, encoded by the exons atgaaaaaaaaaaaaaaagcaacccttTCTGGTGGCCTCCACGCAGCCTCCCCAAACGCAGCACACCTAGCTGTGGGCGAGGACCCAGACACCCTGGTGCTGAGTGGAGAGGCTGCGTTCCAGAAGAACTCAAGAAGGACAAATAAAGCCATG ATATTTCCATGGAGATGTCACGGCTTTCAGAGGGGTTCGCGGCCTTCCGTCAAGGTGTGGGTCTGGGCCATGCTCTGCTGTG ATTTCCTTGCACGTGATGGAACCAATGGCTGGACTTACCACTATTCTGAAAAACCCATGAACTGGGCAAAGGCTAGAAGGTACTGCCAAGAAAATTACACAGATTTAGTTGCCATACAAAACAAGGGGGAAATTGAGTACCTGGAGAGGACACTTCCCTTCATCAACACTTACTACTGGATAGGAATCCGGAAGGTAGAAGGGATATGGACTTGGGTGGGAACCAACAAGTCTCTTACCAAAGAAGCAGAGAACTGGGGAAATGGAGAGCCCAACAACAGGAAGTCCAAAGAGGACTGTGTGGAGATCTACATCAAGAGGGTCAAAGACGCAGGAAAGTGGAATGATGACTCCTGCTACAAACAAAAGAGAGCCCTCTGTTACACAG CTTCTTGTCAGCCCTGGTCGTGCAGCAACCATGGAGAGTGCGTGGAAACCATCAATAATTCCACCTGCAGCTGTGATGTAGGCTTCTACGGGTCTCAGTGTCAATTTG TGATTCAGTGTGAGCCTTTGGAAGCCCCTGATTTGGGGACCATGGACTGTCGTCACCCCCTGGGGAACTTCAGCTATTCCTCCAGGTGCACCTTCAACTGCTCTGAGGGAACAGAGCTCATTGGGATTGAGGAAACCACTTGTGGACCTTCTGGAAACTGGTCATCTCAAGAACCAAACTGTGAAG AAGTGGACAGAAGCTTCTCAATGATCAAGGAAGGCGACTATAATCCTATCTTCATTCCGGTGGCAGTCATGGTTACTGCTTTTGCTGGGCTGGCATTTATCATTTGGCTGGCAAGAAGATTAAAGAAAG
- the LOC116576059 gene encoding peptidyl-prolyl cis-trans isomerase H has product MAVANSSPVNPVVFFDVSIGGQEVGRMKIELFADVVPKTAENFRQFCTGEFRKDGVPIGYKGSTFHRVIKDFMIQGGDFVNGDGTGVASIYRGPFADENFKLRHSAPGLLSMANSGPSTNGCQFFITCSKCDWLDGKHVVFGKIIDGLLVMRKIENVPTGPNNKPKLPVVISQCGEM; this is encoded by the coding sequence ATGGCGGTGGCAAATTCAAGCCCTGTTAATCCCGTGGTGTTCTTTGATGTCAGCATTGGCGGCCAGGAAGTTGGCCGCATGAAGATCGAGCTGTTTGCGGACGTTGTGCCTAAGACGGCCGAGAATTTTAGGCAGTTCTGCACTGGAGAATTCAGAAAAGATGGGGTTCCGATAGGCTACAAAGGGAGCACCTTCCACAGGGTCATAAAGGATTTCATGATTCAGGGTGGGGATTTTGTTAATGGAGATGGTACTGGAGTTGCCAGTATTTACCGGGGGCCATTtgcagatgaaaattttaaacttagACACTCAGCTCCAGGCCTGCTTTCCATGGCAAACAGTGGTCCCAGTACAAATGGCTGTCAGTTCTTCATCACCTGCTCTAAATGTGATTGGCTGGATGGGAAACACGTAGTGTTTGGAAAAATCATTGATGGACTTCTAGTGATGCGAAAGATCGAGAATGTTCCCACAGGCCCCAACAATAAGCCCAAGCTGCCTGTGGTGATCTCACAGTGTGGGGAGATGTAG
- the SELE gene encoding E-selectin gives MIASQLLSALTLALVLFEESRAWSYNASTETMTFDEASAYCQQRYTHLVAIQNQEEIKYLNSVFSHSPTYYWIGIRKVHQQWTWIGTQKLLTEEAKNWAPGEPNNKQNNEDCVEIYIKRDKDTGMWNDERCDKKKLALCYTAACTPTSCSGHGECVETVNNYTCECHPGFSGLRCEQAVTCRAQEDPEHGSLVCAHPLGLFSYNSSCSVRCEKGFIPSSTEAARCTSAGDWSAPLPACNVVECSALTKPANGTVDCLESSGNFPWNTTCAFACEEGFELIGSKRLHCTSSGNWDNKKPTCKAVTCEAISHPQNGSVSCSHTPEGEFTFGSFCSFTCEEGFQVQGAAQLQCTAQGKWSQQVPVCEAFQCKALTIPEKGYMNCLPSASGSFQSGSNCEFFCEKGFVLKGSKKLQCGPTGKWDSEEPTCEAVKCDAVRHLQRGSVRCAHSSAGEFTYKSSCAFSCEDGFELHGSAQLECTSQGQWTQKVPSCQVVQCSSLAVSGKTNMSCSGEPVFGAVCAFACPEGWTLNGSAALTCDATGHWSGMPPTCEAPAESHAPLAVGLAAAGTSVLTLASFLLWLLKRLRKKAKKFVPASSCQSLESDGSFHMAL, from the exons ATGATCGCCTCACAGCTTCTCTCTGCTCTCACTCTTG CACTTGTCCTGTTTGAAGAGAGCAGAGCCTGGTCGTACAACGCATCCACAGAAACCATGACTTTCGACGAAGCCAGCGCTTACTGTCAGCAAAGGTACACGCATCTGGTCGCGATTCAAAACCAAGAAGAGATTAAATACCTGAACTCTGTGTTCAGCCATTCACCTACTTACTACTGGATCGGAATCAGAAAGGTCCATCAGCAGTGGACCTGGATAGGGACCCAGAAGCTTCTGACCGAAGAAGCCAAGAACTGGGCTCCCGGCGAACCAAACAACAAGCAAAACAATGAAGACTGTGTGGAGATCTACATCAAGAGAGACAAGGACACGGGCATGTGGAATGACGAGAGATGTGACAAAAAGAAGCTCGCCTTGTGTTACACAG CTGCCTGCACCCCTACATCCTGCAGTGGCCACGGTGAGTGTGTGGAGACTGTCAACAACTACACCTGCGAGTGCCACCCCGGCTTCAGTGGACTCAGGTGTGAGCAAG CTGTGACCTGTCGAGCGCAGGAAGACCCTGAGCACGGAAGCCTGGTCTGTGCCCACCCTCTGGGACTCTTCAGCTACAATTCCTCGTGCTCCGTCCGCTGTGAAAAGGGTTTCATCCCAAGCAGCACGGAGGCCGCGCGGTGCACTTCTGCGGGGGACTGGAGCGCCCCTCTTCCAGCCTGCAACG TGGTTGAGTGCAGTGCGCTGACAAAGCCCGCCAATGGCACTGTGGACTGTCTCGAAAGCTCTGGAAACTTCCCATGGAACACAACTTGTGCCTTTGCTTGTGAAGAAGGATTTGAACTAATAGGCTCCAAGCGCCTCCACTGTACCTCATCTGGGAATTGGGACAACAAGAAGCCAACATGTAAAG CTGTGACATGTGAGGCCATCAGCCATCCTCAGAACGGGTCTGTGAGCTGTAGCCACACCCCTGAGGGCGAGTTCACCTTTGGGTCCTTCTGCAGTTTCACCTGCGAGGAAGGCTTCCAGGTGCAGGGAGCAGCCCAACTTCAATGCACCGCGCAAGGGAAATGGAGTCAGCAGGTCCCAGTTTGTGAAG CTTTTCAGTGCAAAGCCTTGACCATCCCAGAGAAAGGCTACATGAATTGTCTTCCAAGTGCTTCTGGAAGTTTCCAAAGTGGGTCCAACTGTGAGTTCTTTTGTGAAAAGGGATTTGTGTTGAAGGGATCCAAAAAACTCCAGTGTGGCCCCACAGGCAAATGGGACAGTGAGGAGCCCACATGTGAAg CTGTGAAATGCGATGCTGTCCGGCATCTCCAGCGTGGCTCAGTGAGGTGTGCCCACTCCTCTGCTGGAGAGTTCACCTACAAGTCCTCCTGTGCCTTCAGCTGTGAGGATGGCTTTGAGTTACATGGGTCAGCTCAGCTCGAGTGCACCTCTCAGGGACAGTGGACGCAGAAGGTCCCCTCCTGCCAAG TGGTACAATGTTCAAGCCTGGCAGTTTCCGGAAAGACGAACATGAGCTGCAGCGGGGAGCCCGTGTTTGGAGCTGTGTGTGCGTTTGCATGTCCCGAAGGATGGACACTCAATGGGTCTGCAGCTCTGACCTGTGATGCCACAGGACACTGGTCTGGGATGCCGCCGACCTGTGAAG CTCCCGCTGAGTCCCACGCTCCCCTGGCAGTCGGCCTTGCTGCTGCTGGGACCTCCGTCTTGACGTTAGCCTCGTTTCTCCTCTGGCTCCTGAAACGCCTGAGGAAGAAGG CAAAGAAATTTGTTCCTGCCAG CAGCTGCCAAAGCCTTGAATCCGACGGATCCTTCCACATGGCTTTGTAG